From a single Solanum dulcamara chromosome 4, daSolDulc1.2, whole genome shotgun sequence genomic region:
- the LOC129887471 gene encoding protein terminal ear1 homolog produces MSVVRRSVLNPHAPEYIPIATPPPPVLLPPPPTVDLLPRENVRPPSVTRPGPNIPPRLRNDYIARRGGGGGQGFSRSSKGKRGGFGRGNCSSEGRLVWRRTVENDQRQGVFYDKWSRNDGLKKHDVIPISWTHKNSTTVMIKNVPYHYNREMLMKFLDQHCLLENQKAKDSNGENTVFAYDFLYLPMDFKKERSKGYAFVNFTDHRTVWNFFCVFNDKLNVFPGSARSVKIVNAKIQGKEALVNRFKQTRFDCESEGFLPVWFSPPRDGYGKSVQMITVGQYKVTPSCSYLLKKPQL; encoded by the exons ATGTCTGTTGTTCGTAGGAGTGTGTTGAACCCGCATGCACCCGAATATATCCCTATTGCCACTCCGCCACCGCCTGTGCTGCTTCCTCCACCTCCTACTGTAGATTTGCTGCCTCGGGAGAATGTGCGACCACCATCGGTGACACGTCCGGGTCCGAATATCCCTCCTAGGTTGAGAAATGATTATATCGCTAgacgaggaggaggaggagggcAAGGCTTTTCTCGATCGAGTAAAGGAAAAAGAGGTGGGTTTGGAAGAGGAAATTGTTCAAGTGAGGGACGTTTAGTTTGGCGGAGAACAGTGGAAAATGATCAGAGACAAGGTGTTTTTTATGACAAGTGGTCGAGAAACGATGGGCTGAAGAAACACGATGTGATACCTATAAGTTGGACACATAAAAACAGTACTACTGTCATGATCAAGAATGTCCCATATCACTACAA CCGTGAAATGTTGATGAAATTTCTTGACCAGCACTGCTTACTGGAGAATCAAAAGGCGAAAGATTCAAATGGAGAAAATACTGTCTTCGCATATGATTTCTTGTATTTGCCTATGGATTTCAA AAAAGAGAGAAGCAAAGGCTATGCATTTGTGAATTTCACCGATCACAGAACAGTGTGGAATTTTTTTTGCGTTTTTAATGACAAACTAAACGTGTTTCCGGGGTCAGCAAGGAGTGTTAAGATTGTCAATGCGAAGATCCAG GGAAAAGAAGCTTTAGTGAACCGATTCAAGCAAACaagatttgattgtgaatcaGAAGGATTTCTGCCAGTTTGGTTTAGTCCTCCAAGAGATGGTTATGGGAAATCGGTGCAAATGATTACTGTGGGGCAATACAAAGTCACCCCATCTTGTTCATATTTACTCAAGAAACCCCAACTTTAG